One window of Cucurbita pepo subsp. pepo cultivar mu-cu-16 chromosome LG19, ASM280686v2, whole genome shotgun sequence genomic DNA carries:
- the LOC111781970 gene encoding molybdate-anion transporter-like isoform X1 → MAVIIESSVWEPNPYLFVFIFLSCFFSIFLLPYASKNGSTRAPAPFDHGFSSSFSSFQWKFLLLYSLASVMEGLWSVYGEFELTYRGVNREEIVSSLCVGYAASLFVGTFLGVLSDLIGQKEVCVMFCIIHLVTAIWKRISVHPSLFVASIGLSLATSIFSFSFETWMVLQHEKQGHRQDMLSDTFWLMTVFESVSLIGNQMLLNSLVGDNVKRNMFSPSTVAVFLALICATFIIKGWTEVSQRIELEDYRTSFSAYIFSDKRIWLLAWAQASIHFSVAFFWILWAPTLVADGREVHLGLVYPCLLGSRILGSSLFPWLMGRTSSFRTEDCLLYGFVVSGLVMSIVAFDYQELGVLVMLFSLFHGCVGLILPSLARLRTMYVPSKLRGGMISLSLAPANAAILFFLLQDGYYRHIENSVVIAFAALSLFSSAGSMYALKRWGKHPYQNWQKQ, encoded by the exons ATGGCGGTGATCATCGAAAGTTCAGTTTGGGAACCAAATCCATATTTGTTCgtcttcatcttcctctcttgttttttttcgATCTTTCTTCTACCTTATGCTTCCAAAAATGGTTCCACCAGAGCTCCTGCTCCGTTCGATCATGGATTTTCATCCTCCTTTTCTAGTTTCCAGTGGAAGTTCCTGCTACTTTATTCTCTTGCCTCTG TAATGGAAGGCTTATGGTCAGTATATGGCGAATTTGAGTTGACGTATCGTGGAGTAAACAGAGAGGAGATAGTGTCGTCTCTATGCGTTGGATATGCAGCTTCTCTCTTCGTTGGTACCTTTTTGGGCGTTCTATCCGATTTGAT aGGTCAAAAGGAAGTTTGTGTGATGTTTTGCATTATACACCTTGTTACTGCCATATGGAAGAGGATTTCTGTGCATCCAAGTCTCTTTGTCGCCAGTATTGGTTTATCTCTTGCTACCTCAATATTTTCATTCAGTTTTGAAACATGGATGGTACTTCAACATGAAAAG CAAGGTCACAGGCAAGATATGTTAAGTGACACATTTTGGCTAATGACTGTATTTGAGTCTGTCTCATTGATTGGAAACCAGATGCTTCTGAATAGCCTGGTTGGTGATAATGTTAAGAGGAATATGTTTTCTCCTTCCACTGTTGCTGTTTTCTTGGCTTTGATATGTGCAACTTTTATCATCAAAGGGTGGACAGAAGTATCACAAAGAATAGAACTAGAGGACTATAGAACTTCTTTCAGTGCATATATTTTTAGTG ATAAAAGGATATGGTTATTGGCATGGGCACAAGCTTCTATACACTTCTCTGTTGCATTCTTTTGGATTCTTTGGGCTCCAACATTAGTG GCTGATGGGAGGGAAGTGCATTTAGGGTTGGTATATCCATGTTTGCTGGGATCCAGAATTCTTGGGAGCTCATTGTTTCCATGGCTTATGGGTAGAACATCATCCTTTCGGACTGAAGATTGTTTACTATATGGCTTCGTTGTATCAGGGCTTGTGATGTCAATTGTGGCTTTTGATTATCAG GAGCTTGGAGTTTTAGTGATGctattttccttatttcatGGCTGTGTAGGTTTAATTTTACCTTCACTTGCAAGATTAAGGACCAT GTATGTGCCAAGTAAGTTACGTGGAGGGATGATTAGCCTATCTCTGGCCCCTGCAAATGCGGCGATTCTGTTTTTTCTATTGCAG GATGGTTATTACAGGCATATCGAAAATTCAGTGGTAATAGCATTTGCTGCCCTTAGTCTGTTCTCATCAGCCGGTAGCATGTATGCATTGAAGCGTTGGGGGAAGCATCCATATCAGAATTGGCAAAAGCAGTAA
- the LOC111782272 gene encoding uncharacterized protein LOC111782272, producing the protein MGFIRSSFSFIVGTVFGIYVAQNYSVPNIRKLANTGILMAQHIEENYRKPKKREDDD; encoded by the coding sequence ATGGGCTTTATCAGAAGTAGCTTCTCCTTTATAGTGGGAACGGTGTTTGGCATTTACGTGGCTCAAAATTACAGTGTTCCCAACATCAGGAAGCTCGCCAATACTGGGATTCTGATGGCCCAACACATCGAAGAGAACTACAGGAAGCCAAAGAAGCGGGAGGACGATGATTGA
- the LOC111780960 gene encoding acyl-CoA-binding domain-containing protein 3-like produces the protein MELFLELVLTVSLPLLISFIVSKFLSRDSAGEELSPFGFDFGFGSRIHNLKSDKPSVVVEDFVGGDEISKCESKQGNSTGIFESRGEAGSKCDDAVTDSVRVVEGEESDSDNGGGDVAEKMIGESADRASGEERTYRDEENVRDGVEVEEFESDRSKKSGGVNKEGSAEVISVEDDDWVGIDRTELEKEFEAVVKFVKIHDTEDPNFGDELKMRLSGLHKIAMEGSCREPPPLALKISARSKWNAWKQLGNMTPEVAMERYINLVSENIPGWTSKAPPLQEI, from the exons ATGGAGCTTTTTCTTGAACTTGTGCTAACCGTTAGTCTTCCTCTTCTTATTTCCTTTATTGTCAGTAAGTTTCTTTCCAGGGATTCAGCCGGTGAAGAATTGTCTCCGTTTGGATTTGACTTCGGGTTTGGATCGCGAATCCATAATCTGAAAAGTGATAAACCTAGCGTCGTTGTTGAGGATTTTGTCGGTGGCGATGAGATAAGTAAATGCGAATCGAAACAGGGGAATTCCACCGGAATCTTTGAATCGAGAGGTGAAGCTGGGAGTAAATGCGATGATGCGGTGACCGACTCTGTGAGGGTTGTGGAAGGAGAAGAGAGCGATTCCGATAATGGTGGCGGAGACGTTGCGGAGAAGATGATCGGTGAAAGTGCTGATAGGGCCAGTGGTGAAGAAAGAACCTATCGGGATGAGGAGAACGTTCGCGACGGCGTTGAAGTCGAGGAGTTTGAGAGTGATCGGAGCAAGAAATCCGGTGGAGTAAACAAGGAAGGATCGGCGGAGGTGATTTCCGTCGAGGATGACGATTGGGTGGGAATTGATAGAACTGAATTGGAGAAGGAATTTGAAGCCGTAGTGAAGTTTGTGAAGATTCATGATACCGAGGATCCTAATTTTGGCGATGAATTGAAGATGAGGCTGAGCGGACTTCACAAGATTGCTATGGAGGGCTCTTGTAGAGAACCACCGCCATTGGCTTTGAAGATCTCAGCTCGATCCAAATG GAACGCTTGGAAGCAGCTGGGGAACATGACCCCTGAGGTGGCTATGGAGAGGTATATCAACCTTGTTTCTGAAAACATTCCTGGCTGGACGTCCAAAGCTCCTCCT CTGCAGGAAATCTGA
- the LOC111781211 gene encoding lysine-rich arabinogalactan protein 18-like translates to MGRQSVIALVLICAVVAGVGGQSPAAAPTTTPATPAPVAAKYPPPAASPVVPPTNSSPAAAPQKPVTPAPVSTPPVVAPVASPPASTPPTASVPASSPPAASVPASSPPATVPASSPPVPVPASSPPVPVPESSPPVPTPIESPPAPETAPPAPVASPPAEVPSPAPSKKKSKKHKAPAPSPALLGPPAPPSEAPGGSEEGPSPAPSLDDKSGAEALRKNMQKVVGSLALGFSAAVFSFMF, encoded by the exons ATGGGGAGACAATCTGTGATCGCACTCGTTCTGATCTGTGCTGTCGTTGCCGGTGTCGGTGGTCAGTCTCCTGCTGCCGCTCCGACTACTACTCCGGCGACTCCCGCGCCTGTAGCAGCGAAGTATCCACCTCCAGCAGCATCTCCTGTTGTGCCACCGACAAATTCATCTCCCGCTGCCGCTCCCCAGAAGCCGGTCACTCCAGCACCGGTATCTACGCCACCAGTAGTCGCCCCAGTGGCCTCTCCGCCGGCTAGTACCCCTCCAACTGCTTCCGTTCCGGCTAGCTCTCCACCAGCTGCTTCCGTTCCGGCTAGCTCCCCGCCAGCTACCGTTCCAGCAAGCTCTCCGCCGGTTCCAGTTCCGGCCAGTTCTCCACCGGTTCCAGTTCCGGAAAGCTCTCCTCCAGTACCAACTCCGATCGAATCTCCTCCCGCTCCCGAAACTGCTCCTCCTGCTCCGGTCGCATCACCTCCCGCTGAGGTCCCGTCGCCGGCGCCTAGCAAGAAGAAATCGAAGAAGCACAAAGCACCAGCTCCTTCTCCGGCATTGCTTGGTCCACCTGCTCCACCCTCTGAAGCACCAGGAGGAAGTGAGGAAGGTCCTTCCCCCGCCCCTTCACTGGACGACAag AGTGGAGCTGAAGCGTTGAGGAAGAACATGCAGAAGGTGGTCGGAAGCCTGGCTCTGGGATTTTCCGCCGCCGTCTTCAGCTTCATGTTCTAG
- the LOC111781907 gene encoding probable prolyl 4-hydroxylase 9: MKCNNGKSNWSFRSKLGLPVFIFILCLFCFLAVFFGSSLLSQDVDDDRPGPRLLQSVSDHSEFDLMTSGETGDDSISSIPFQLLSWRPRALHFPKFATPEQCQSIVNMARPALKPSALALRKGETDESTKGARTSSGVFISASEDESGTLDAIEEKIARATMLPRSHGEAFNILRYEIGQKYNAHYDSFNPSEYGPQRSQRVASFLLYLTDVEEGGETMFPFQNGLNMDGTYKYQRCIGLKVKPRQGDGLLFYSVFPNGTIDPTSLHGSCPVIKGQKWVATKWIRDQIEDY; this comes from the exons atgaaatgcAATAACGGGAAAAGTAATTGGAGCTTCAGATCGAAGCTAGGCTTGCCAGTATTTATCTTCATTTTATGCCTTTTTTGTTTCCTCGCTGTATTCTTCggttcttctcttctctctcag GATGTAGATGACGATAGGCCGGGACCGAGGTTGCTTCAATCGGTCAGCGATCATAGCGAGTTCGATTTGATGACCTCGGGAGAAACCGGCGACGATTCCATTTCTTCGATTCCATTTCAG CTCTTGAGCTGGCGACCTCGCGCACTACATTTTCCGAAGTTTGCAACCCCTGAGCAATGCCAAAGCATAGTTAATATGGCGAGACCGGCGCTTAAGCCATCTGCCTTGGCTCTACGTAAGGGAGAAACGGATGAGAGTACGAAAGGAGCCCGAACAAG TTCTGGTGTTTTCATTAGCGCTTCCGAAGATGAAAGTGGGACTCTGGATGCCATTGAGGAAAAAATTGCAAGGGCAACTATGCTTCCAAGGTCGCATGGAGAG GCATTTAATATCTTGCGTTATGAGATTGGGCAGAAGTATAATGCTCATTATGATTCTTTCAATCCTTCTGAATACGGGCCACAGAGGAGCCAAAGG GTAGCTTCCTTCTTGTTGTACTTGACTGATGTTGAAGAAGGTGGAGAAACCATGTTTCCATTTCAG AACGGCTTAAATATGGATGGAACCTATAAGTACCAAAGATGTATTGGTTTGAAAGTGAAGCCACGCCAAGGTGATGGACTTCTGTTTTATTCTGTTTTCCCAAATGGTACTATCGATCCG ACATCACTTCATGGAAGCTGTCCTGTGATCAAAGGGCAGAAATGGGTGGCTACGAAATGGATCAGAGATCAGATAGAGGACTATTGA
- the LOC111781524 gene encoding suppressor of RPS4-RLD 1, with product MAPAISERVELAKFCRSKDWSKAIRVLDSLITKSCTVQDICNRAFCYSQLELHKHVIKDCDRALQLDPSLLQAYVLKGRAYFSLGKKGDALSVWESGYQYALCQSADLKQLLELEDLLTKEKQDKNNVENGEVESGFSTVVLESEVTPANRKLSETNNNEDKLMEHPDFYMNPSDASEVCSRSSDNLSIFEGGSEEIGQNSNINCESNGRSDYDDASKLHDLRSDISEFSNIQGNISDEAKRTKKFPVAKVSKTKSIRVDFRLSRGIAEVNEGKYAIAISIFDQILKEDPSYPEALIGRGTAYAFQRELDAAIGDFTKALESNPFAGEAWKRRGQARAALGASAEAIEDLTKALELEPNSADILHERGIVNFKFKDFYAAVEDLSECLKVDGCNTSAYTYLGLALSSIGDYKGAEEAHLKSIQLDRNFLEAWGHLIQFYQDLANTTKALECLHQVLQMDSTFVKAYHLCGLLYHGIGEHRKAIKELSIGLNIENSNIECLYLRASCYHAIGEYGLAVKDYDATLDLDLDSMDKFMLQCLAFYQKEIALYTASKSNSDFCWFSIDGDIDPLFKEYWFKRLHPKDVCEKVFRQPPIREPLKKGRVRKQDHGMTKQKISLLLAADNIGRKIQYDCPGFLSNRRQHRMAGLAAIDVAQRISRTWRSLQAEWKCSNKNTTKYGKRARRRERPSISSQNRGGAGCSTSGFSETSSSSSHLEDRLPGHNFISWQDIYSLAVKWRQISEPCDPVLWINKLSEEFNSGFGSHTSMILGQAKVVRYFPNFERTLEAAKTVIKHKSFVYNKSDMMVDLSGDGKLQDIMEAKSCSDLYKVVGEDFWLATWCNSTAFEGKQLEGTRITLAKTGERGFDFAIRSPCTASRWEEFDAEMTTAWETICNAYCGENYGSMDFSTLESVRDAILRMSYYWYNFMPLSRGSAAVGFVVLLGLLLAANMEFCGNIPRGLQVDWEALLNFDPNCFVDSVKSWLYPSLKMTTSWKEFPDVASTFKTTGSVVSALSSYDD from the exons ATGGCTCCGGCCATCTCCGAGAGAGTCGAACTCGCTAAGTTCTGTCGCTCAAAGGACTGGTCTAAGGCAATCAGAGTCCTCGACTCGCTCATAACCAAGTCCTGCACCGTTCAAGACATATG CAATAGAGCATTCTGCTACAGCCAATTGGAGCTGCACAAGCATGTAATTAAGGACTGCGATAGAGCGCTTCAGCTGGATCCCTCGCTTCTTCAAGCTTATGTGCTCAAAG GTCGTGCATACTTTTCCTTGGGAAAGAAAGGGGACGCTCTTTCCGTTTGGGAGAGTGGCTACCAGTATGCTCTATGTCAATCTGCAGACCTGAAGCAATTGCTAGAACTGGAAGATCTtttgacaaaagaaaaacaagacaaaaacAATGTGGAAAATGGAGAAGTGGAGTCGGGATTTTCAACCGTCGTTCTTGAATCAGAAGTTACACCTGCTAACAGAAAATTGAgtgaaacaaataataatgaagATAAATTAATGGAACATCCTGATTTCTACATGAATCCAAGTGATGCGTCTGAAGTTTGCAGCAGATCAAGTGACAATCTTTCTATATTTGAAGGCGGAAGCGAAGAAATTGGTCAGAACAGTAACATTAACTGTGAAAGCAATGGGCGTAGTGACTATGATGATGCTTCCAAATTGCATGATTTAAGAAGTGATATATCTGAATTTTCTA ATATACAAGGCAATATAAGTGATGAAGCCAAGAGAACTAAGAAATTCCCTGTTGCTAAAGTTTCAAAGACAAAGTCAATACGTGTAGACTTCCGACTATCAAGAGGCATAGCTGAG GTCAATGAAGGGAAGTATGCTATCGCTATTTCTATCTTTGACCAG ATATTGAAGGAAGATCCTAGTTATCCTGAGGCATTAATTGGAAGAGGAACAGCTTATGCATTCCAAAGAGAGCTTGACGCTGCTATCGGTGATTTTACAAAG GCTTTAGAATCAAACCCATTTGCTGGTGAGGCATGGAAACGAAGAGGGCAGGCTCGGGCCGCATTAGGAGCATCTGCTGAG GCAATTGAAGATTTAACTAAGGCACTGGAGCTTGAGCCAAATTCTGCAGATATTTTACATGAAAGGG GAATCGTTAATTTCAAGTTCAAGGACTTCTACGCTGCTGTGGAGGACTTGTCTgaatgtctgaaggtggatgGGTGTAATACATCTGCATACACATACTTG GGCTTGGCATTGTCTTCAATTGGTGATTACAAAGGGGCTGAGGAGGCACACTTGAAATCAATTCAATTAGATAGAAATTTCCTCGAGGCATGGGGCCATCTAATTCAG TTCTATCAAGATTTGGCAAACACAACAAAGGCTTTGGAATGTCTTCATCAAGTTCTTCAGATGGACAGCAC GTTTGTCAAAGCATATCATTTGTGCGGGCTATTGTATCATGGGATAGGGGAACACAG AAAGGCTATCAAGGAATTATCTATTGGGTTGAACATTGAGAATTCCAACATTGAGTGTTTGTATTTGCGAGCTTCCTGCTACCATGCTATTGGAGAATATGGGTTAGCG GTCAAGGACTATGATGCTACCTTGGATTTGGATCTAGATTCCATGGACAAATTTATGCTTCAATGCCTAGCATTCTATCAG AAGGAAATTGCTCTATACACAGCATCTAAAAGCAATAGtgatttttgttggttttctATTGATGGGGATATTGATCCACTCTTCAAG gaGTATTGGTTCAAACGATTGCACCCGAAGGATGTTTGCGAAAAGGTTTTCAGACAACCTCCAATACGCGAGCCTTTAAAGAAGGGTAGAGTTAGAAAGCAAGACCACGGGATGACAAAGCAGAAGATATCACTTCTATTGGCTGCTGATAATATTGGGAGAAAAATCCAGTATGATTGTCCTGGGTTCTTGTCAAATCGGCGTCAG CATCGCATGGCAGGATTAGCTGCCATTGATGTTGCTCAAAGGATTTCAAGAACTTGGCGTTCGCTGCAAGCAGAATGGAAATGTTCCAATAAAAACACAACCAAGTATGGTAAAAGAGCTCGGAGAAGAGAAAGGCCAAGTATATCCAGCCAGAATAGAGGTGGTGCTGGTTGTAGTACTAGTGGCTTTTCAGAAACATCATCTTCAAGTAGCCATCTGGAAGATAGATTACCTggtcataattttatttcatggCAAGATATTTACTCTTTAGCTGTCAAGTGGAGACAAATTTCCGAACCCTGTGATCCTGTTTTGTGGATTAATAAACTAAG TGAAGAGTTCAATTCTGGATTTGGATCTCATACATCTATGATTCTTGGGCAAGCAAAAGTGGTTCGGTACTTCCCAAATTTTGAgag GACACTAGAAGCCGCAAAAACGGTCATTAAGCATAAATCCTTTGTGTACAACAAGTCAGACATGATGGTGGACCTGAGTGGTGATGGAAAATTACAAGAT ATTATGGAAGCAAAGTCGTGCTCTGATCTTTATAAAGTGGTTGGTGAGGATTTTTGGTTGGCTACGTGGTGCAACAGTACTGCTTTCGAGGG GAAGCAACTTGAAGGGACGAGGATTACACTAGCAAAGAC GGGAGAACGTGGATTTGATTTTGCAATCAGAAGTCCATGTACAGCTTCTAGATGGGAAGAATTTGATGCAGAGATGACGACAGCATGGGAA ACAATATGCAATGCTTATTGCGGAGAAAACTATGGCTCTATGGATTTTAGCACTCTAGAAAGTGTGAGGGATGCAATCCTAAGGATGAGCTATTACTG GTACAATTTTATGCCACTCTCAAGGGGCTCTGCGGCTGTTGGATTTGTTGTTTTGCTTGGACTGCTTCTTGCAGCTAACATGGAGTTCTGTGGGAACATTCCACGAGGACTGCAAGTGGATTGGGAAGCCTTGTTGAATTTCGATCCaaattgttttgttgattctGTGAAGAGTTGGTTGTATCCATCTCTCAAGATGACTACATCGTGGAAAGAATTTCCAGATGTCGCATCAACCTTTAAAACAACGGGATCAGTTGTTTCTGCTTTGAGTTCTTATGATGATTGA
- the LOC111781755 gene encoding uncharacterized protein LOC111781755, producing the protein MAEGPKKDHPIRSPDIALPFCFFCMMNEPDPVLRTLKITEYFKELPTRDDRESVLALSGLWSIAMTRPNNPEFPELGIFECMAKLICRGISDREWLLRDQNVYIPYYAAHIIGSYVMNRAEFAEIAVESGVIPPLMELLKGKISWVEQRVAVRALGHLASHEKTFESVAEIGGEVVELAMEISSIFVENVYRQFFRLKQRLKYQRNLLTRGLGGVEIENRKAEEWAIQTQCWSVYLLNCFARKERHLNLLCKRDFLKNLCQIWGGLMNPEAPAGIGLLKTLCKTEPGRKIVADLEQVLKSLCVLARSSDERQVMAIECLLSLIKDPETRHRVLETSVLSLVDLVELENGSELKKPKLGDTLTQALLQDYHKIKYGNQKLHSERAKRALEEIWELKVEKKRREKLMSEKEVKKRKLLVGILKKQGNHKFRNGEIEKATMKYTEALNISIPKMRKQRIVLYSNRAQCFLLLRNPQSAISDTTRALCLSKQGSPHSRSLWRRSQAYDMMGLAKESLMDCLLFACCRIKLKHKIPCYAARMISKQANATSVFGSLKVRTFEETKSLLENRQWRNVRIGGC; encoded by the coding sequence ATGGCGGAAGGGCCTAAAAAAGATCATCCCATTAGATCACCTGACATTGCCCTCCCTTTCTGCTTCTTCTGCATGATGAACGAACCCGACCCAGTTCTCAGAACACTCAAAATTACCGAATACTTCAAAGAATTGCCTACGAGAGATGATCGTGAGTCCGTTCTTGCATTGAGTGGGCTCTGGAGCATCGCCATGACTCGACCCAATAACCCGGAGTTTCCTGAGCTTGGGATTTTCGAGTGCATGGCAAAGCTTATTTGCAGAGGAATTAGTGATAGGGAATGGTTGCTTAGAGATCAGAACGTTTATATTCCTTACTATGCTGCTCATATTATTGGGTCTTATGTCATGAACAGAGCTGAATTTGCTGAAATTGCTGTCGAATCTGGTGTAATTCCGCCATTAATGGAgcttttgaaaggaaaaatcagcTGGGTTGAGCAGAGAGTGGCAGTTCGAGCTCTTGGACATCTGGCAAGCCATGAAAAGACATTCGAATCAGTAGCTGAAATTGGAGGTGAGGTCGTGGAATTGGCAATGGaaatttcttccatatttGTCGAAAATGTTTACAGACAATTCTTCCGTCTAAAACAGAGGTTGAAATATCAACGAAATTTGCTCACCAGAGGCCTCGGAGGGGTAGAAATTGAGAACAGAAAAGCAGAGGAATGGGCCATTCAAACGCAGTGTTGGTCTGTTTACCTTCTTAATTGCTTCGCTCGTAAAGAGAGACATTTGAATTTACTCTGTAAAAGGGATTTCTTGAAGAATTTGTGTCAAATTTGGGGTGGATTAATGAACCCAGAAGCCCCTGCTGGAATTGGGCTTCTGAAAACTCTGTGTAAAACAGAGCCCGGAAGAAAAATAGTGGCAGATTTAGAACAAGTCTTGAAATCACTGTGTGTTCTTGCAAGATCCTCAGATGAACGGCAGGTTATGGCAATTGAATGCCTATTGAGTTTGATCAAAGACCCAGAAACCCGACACAGAGTACTCGAAACCTCTGTTTTGTCTCTTGTCGATTTGGTAGAGCTGGAAAACGGCAGTGAATTAAAGAAACCAAAATTGGGAGACACTTTAACCCAAGCATTGTTGCAAGATTAtcacaaaatcaaatatgGAAATCAGAAGCTGCACAGTGAGAGAGCCAAGAGAGCTTTAGAGGAAATCTGGGAGTTAAAAGttgagaagaagaggagagagaaattgatGTCCGAGAAAGAGGTGAAAAAGAGGAAACTCTTGGTGGGTATTCTAAAAAAACAGGGGAATCACAAATTTAGAAACGGAGAGATTGAAAAAGCTACAATGAAATACACAGAAGCATTGAATATAAGTATACCCAAAATGAGAAAACAGAGAATAGTGCTTTATAGCAACAGAGCTCAATGTTTTCTTCTACTGAGAAACCCACAATCCGCCATTAGTGACACAACTCGAGCTCTGTGTTTATCAAAACAGGGGAGTCCTCACAGTCGAAGCCTGTGGAGAAGATCACAGGCTTATGATATGATGGGATTGGCTAAAGAGAGCTTGATGGATTGCTTGCTATTTGCTTGCTGCAGAATTAAGTTGAAGCACAAGATTCCGTGTTATGCTGCTCGGATGATCAGCAAGCAGGCGAATGCCACGTCAGTATTTGGTTCTTTGAAGGTTAGAACATTCGAAGAGACTAAGAGCTTGCTCGAGAATCGCCAATGGCGGAATGTGAGGATTGGAGGATGTTGA
- the LOC111782271 gene encoding uncharacterized protein LOC111782271: MDKREADQPKRQQPERKSGSEEERLEGIPLETSPYVNYKDLEDYKNQAYGAQGHLEPKPSRGGGGGSTDAPTLSGDAVSSVINRQGVP, encoded by the coding sequence ATGGATAAGCGCGAGGCCGATCAGCCGAAGCGGCAACAACCGGAAAGGAAGAGCGGAAGTGAAGAGGAGAGATTGGAGGGTATTCCGCTGGAGACCAGTCCGTACGTGAATTACAAGGACTTGGAAGATTACAAAAACCAAGCCTACGGAGCCCAAGGCCATCTCGAGCCCAAACCCAGCCGCGGTGGCGGCGGTGGCTCCACCGACGCTCCCACTCTCTCCGGCGACGCCGTTTCGTCGGTGATCAACCGCCAAGGAGTGCCCTAA
- the LOC111781970 gene encoding molybdate-anion transporter-like isoform X2: MAVIIESSVWEPNPYLFVFIFLSCFFSIFLLPYASKNGSTRAPAPFDHGFSSSFSSFQWKFLLLYSLASVMEGLWSVYGEFELTYRGVNREEIVSSLCVGYAASLFVGTFLGVLSDLIGQKEVCVMFCIIHLVTAIWKRISVHPSLFVASIGLSLATSIFSFSFETWMVLQHEKQGHRQDMLSDTFWLMTVFESVSLIGNQMLLNSLVGDNVKRNMFSPSTVAVFLALICATFIIKGWTEVSQRIELEDYRTSFSAYIFSDKRIWLLAWAQASIHFSVAFFWILWAPTLVADGREVHLGLVYPCLLGSRILGSSLFPWLMGRTSSFRTEDCLLYGFVVSGLVMSIVAFDYQELGVLVMLFSLFHGCVGLILPSLARLRTMYVPSKLRGGMISLSLAPANAAILFFLLQAYRKFSGNSICCP; the protein is encoded by the exons ATGGCGGTGATCATCGAAAGTTCAGTTTGGGAACCAAATCCATATTTGTTCgtcttcatcttcctctcttgttttttttcgATCTTTCTTCTACCTTATGCTTCCAAAAATGGTTCCACCAGAGCTCCTGCTCCGTTCGATCATGGATTTTCATCCTCCTTTTCTAGTTTCCAGTGGAAGTTCCTGCTACTTTATTCTCTTGCCTCTG TAATGGAAGGCTTATGGTCAGTATATGGCGAATTTGAGTTGACGTATCGTGGAGTAAACAGAGAGGAGATAGTGTCGTCTCTATGCGTTGGATATGCAGCTTCTCTCTTCGTTGGTACCTTTTTGGGCGTTCTATCCGATTTGAT aGGTCAAAAGGAAGTTTGTGTGATGTTTTGCATTATACACCTTGTTACTGCCATATGGAAGAGGATTTCTGTGCATCCAAGTCTCTTTGTCGCCAGTATTGGTTTATCTCTTGCTACCTCAATATTTTCATTCAGTTTTGAAACATGGATGGTACTTCAACATGAAAAG CAAGGTCACAGGCAAGATATGTTAAGTGACACATTTTGGCTAATGACTGTATTTGAGTCTGTCTCATTGATTGGAAACCAGATGCTTCTGAATAGCCTGGTTGGTGATAATGTTAAGAGGAATATGTTTTCTCCTTCCACTGTTGCTGTTTTCTTGGCTTTGATATGTGCAACTTTTATCATCAAAGGGTGGACAGAAGTATCACAAAGAATAGAACTAGAGGACTATAGAACTTCTTTCAGTGCATATATTTTTAGTG ATAAAAGGATATGGTTATTGGCATGGGCACAAGCTTCTATACACTTCTCTGTTGCATTCTTTTGGATTCTTTGGGCTCCAACATTAGTG GCTGATGGGAGGGAAGTGCATTTAGGGTTGGTATATCCATGTTTGCTGGGATCCAGAATTCTTGGGAGCTCATTGTTTCCATGGCTTATGGGTAGAACATCATCCTTTCGGACTGAAGATTGTTTACTATATGGCTTCGTTGTATCAGGGCTTGTGATGTCAATTGTGGCTTTTGATTATCAG GAGCTTGGAGTTTTAGTGATGctattttccttatttcatGGCTGTGTAGGTTTAATTTTACCTTCACTTGCAAGATTAAGGACCAT GTATGTGCCAAGTAAGTTACGTGGAGGGATGATTAGCCTATCTCTGGCCCCTGCAAATGCGGCGATTCTGTTTTTTCTATTGCAG GCATATCGAAAATTCAGTGGTAATAGCATTTGCTGCCCTTAG